The region aattcccaaagcacccgcaaagggggaattgcatcacaaactgcgctgccaagcaaatagtggcattgtgcgcctgtgccatttgcatgcatgtaaattaggtaatattcatacattcggcgcaaaattgccccctctctatgcaaataagcctcattgcaaaaaccgtctaattcacaaaggccagggctatttgccacacgcaaaaatagtggagcaaataccgtctattggaagcgtgtattaactgcatgcaaactcactcctcactccccatctctctgtttctctctctcttcaatatcattcaagcctgtgtgatactgaatgatattaagggtgaaatctacagtcagacatgactgtacatactcagatcaagtggggttgtggacttatctcggatttaaaaataaaaataacaggacggagctcaggattcatccatacagtaggggctgctttattacaaacaattccaccatataaacatataaatctagaatgtgtgtgtttaacagctgacctgtaggtgtgtgtagcaaaacacagaacatgaattaccgtcagatccttatctgggacctcatctataaagctttgcttgcgcacaaaaagggcctgaaagatgcggcgacgcgcactgtaaggtgcccgtcgccgcgtagccttaGCCGTATGCTCtgagtcgatttaacgcggaaccataaatcagccttgaacagcactgagggaggagggaggagggggagcggggctcttcgcacagtgtcttgaggatttgtaatacaggctgagcgtacgttagttcttaaactgtaaaaaaaaaaacggggggagagagacaaaagcatgagtttgaaaagtgaggggggacatgtcccccctgttcccagtagaaattgcgcccttgcgcctcacagcgttttattttcactcgctttattttttatttctgcagttttcattatggaccaatgtgtgtgctgaaatatggagaacactggaaacagctccgctcgactcagacaagtgcaaattgcactcagctccaaaacgttatgggcgtgtttgcgccggtatatcattagagcaaaatcttttgtgaataggaccttaaagcagggcaaattgcgggcgcaaatgcggggcaattcacagcgctatttgcgggcgcaaactattctttgtggatttggcccttaatTTCTTTGCTGTCCCTGAGCTGCCTCTAACGGGGAAAAGCACTGGCAGTATCTCCTCTGGTTTTAACTGTTttcatctgctctgttttttgcTTATGAATGAGGCTTTTTCCTGGTTGTGGTGGTGGTAAAGTTCTCTTTCGAGAGCTTAGGCCATGTTTCTGTTCACCTATCCTAAAATGGTACTGTACCTTGGGGGCGGTACCTACATGACTGACAACAAGTTCAAGTCAAGTGCAACTTCAACATGTCTTCATGTTGTACTTTGGCCTCTATTTTGCTCACTACTGTCACACATGGCAGAAACTACAGTAGTATAACGAGTCTGGACGGACCTAAGGTAGTTGTTTAGTGCGCTTACTCAGTAAATACTTCAGGAGACAAATACACAGTCATATTTTTTATGACATGAATGCACTTCTCATTCTGTTGCTGTTTCTACGTTATTTTGTGATATTTCAACATACAAACTTACACGTTGCTTTTTTAAAGCCAATATAAACTTAAAATCACAGTATAAACTTGAGttatttgtttgtattttgcCAAATAAAAGACTATATCATTAAAAGTAGGTTCTTTGACACACATATGAACTATTGCCTTTTACAGCACTTGGGGGACGACCTTTTTGTTGTAAACCTGATAACAGGAGAACAACGTTCACTTTTGTTTGAGCCTTGACAGAAAAACAGACGAACCACGGCTTACATCAACCTTATGTTACTAACCCTAACATAATAATTTTATCTCCTGCAGGTGAGTCTCATAACATCATAATCCTGCATACACACAACCTACGACATGTCTGTATAAAACTGTAGTCATTTTATCGATCTGGACCTTTATCAATCTTTAAGGGAGGTTTCCGACATTTCAGAGACGGTTGCTTTCACTTTCTGTACGCGTCTAGTGCATTATTATCATCTTTCACATTTATATTGggtcatattttttcttttaacaatcAAATGCGGTAGAGTGTTTGCTGTAGTTTCATGTTTAGGTtgaataatgatgataaatctGTGTTGTGCCCGCCCAtgtgcccatgtgaactctgaccttataaatgattatgaattcatgattGGGTGAACATTTTCAGACCAGTAAAGGCCGAAAGACATGGTGTCTTTTTATGACCCCCGGTTTATGACCCCCTGCCGCATGCCGCATGGCCTCAACAAAGGGAGCAGTGGAGGGGCGGACCGGACTTACAGTAAAACCTCCTCCAAAACCTTTAAATACCAGGAGCCCCCAAAAGACGctctcttccgatcaacctctcttcctgAGCAGCTGGATCatctggctccgggccaagatcccatctcctttctcccccccggctgggggggaGGCGAAAGGCCCGCAACGGACCGGGCCTGCGGGGCccgcccgttgaagccgcggtccgcGGAGCCGCTCCCATTAAACTCttggtctcaacttttcatccggagCTCCGACTCCCACTTtacgtgtccccggtccctgggagctgaaAAGGGGGGAAGagccgcttcgaagctcggGCCCTGgtccagggtgagacccgttcctctttcctaacctctctctctgctcttgagtttcacctgaaaggacctgtggccAGCCTGCCCagcgcagaaccgagacgcataCCGCCGCCCCgtccggggccacgcgctcatcAGCCCGACGGTAACCCGCACGTCCCAGAAGTGGACCGGCCCCGCGCgcacccgagacgacgtgagagcctccggaccggggggggggggggcgccggCTGCTTCACGCTGCACCACCGTCCTCTtttgattccagagtcaggaggagaaGCGGGAGAGGCACGAGACCTCTTAGATTGGGGACTCtgaccaaagacccggcaggaacccctgatcggcacccggagacccgagtaggcgtgaggttttgagacctgggtgtattagtttaactgggagtgtttcagagctaaatctgtgttccgaactgagattactgcatacatcatcgtcattgttatcattatcgtgttgattatttggtagtcgttgttttctgccgtagttaCGTTTGAAACGCCCGCGTTTGCCATCCGGTCCGACTGCACGTggcgagggcgcgtccatcGTTAAATACCACAGAGTCCTGCCGTCTTTAAACACCGCAGCCATCTTTGTGCAGCCACAATGTTTTAAACCGTAGATGTTCGTTGATATCATGTTTATTATTGCATTTGATTTCTTTTACAtcccatgcatttaactttcatttcatttttattgattgttgtttttcttaattaatggttttataatgatgtagtgtgccatcaggatttatttgggtatttaattacatctgctttgatacccgtatgtaaataaattctgattgatttttaatgagtggtttctgttgtttcatgcaagtttcggtcacaaactgattgtttgagcagagccagtgctcaaatctcactccttcaattatattatactatacttaaACCTTAATCATCTGAGaccgattttctgctgttaagttatcatttccctgcttaaggaacagggtggtgccccgaggatctttttatcatttttgatcattcaatttgataaatagtcgactttattcattattaataattattaatacaattattaataacccttcgataactAGACAGCCAAGCTAACCCGCTGTGGCACAACATCtgtgataaaaaaaatgtatattacgGAGAAAGATATTGTGTCCTGAAATTCTGCCATAACCCGTCCATCTGCAGGTGAGTTTGGAACGTCTACTCTCCATCATGTCAGTGGTCAAATCCAGTTTGGCCAAGTATCAGGAGGACAAGCTGCTGCCTCTCCTCGGTCAGGTCAGACTCCACCTGCTCTACAAAGCCAGCGTCCACGGCTTCACTGCTGCTGCCTTTCACGGCCGTTGCGACAAACAGGGTCCCACCGTCATCGCAGCTTACAACGCTGCTGGGTTTGTCTTTGGGGCTTACACCTCCAGAGACTACACCCAGGGCGGAGAGGAAGTGAATGACAACATGGCTTTCCTCTACAGCATCAAAGCTGGAGCAGAAACACTGATAGTGAAAGGTATTTCTGGACAAAATAATTTCATAGACGGAGCCACTGGTCCAAATTTTGGTGGTTTGTTGTTCTTGCATGGAGATAAACCTGCCTTGCAGTCCAATCCAGGCACAGGTTTTAACTTTCAGGGTGCAGAGATGTATGGAGATGACCTGAACCTGACTGAGCTGGAGGTGTATCGTGCTGAAGGTGAGTGACATTGAGCACTTTCTTTCAGAAAACTAACAGGCCTATTGTATTTCATGATGTTATATGTTCAAAAGTAACATCCACTTTTCAGAAGTATGTTTTTAAAGATTATATATTTCTCTTTCAGCCTTGGAAACGCTCCTGGTCAACCCCTGGAGGAAAATGCAGTGGACGGCCGAGTATGTAGAAATAcccattttgtacttttagttAAAGGCAGGGTAAATAATTTGTTGCTGTGTAAAGAATGTCTAATGCAGAACATTTTTAGTGGCATGTGGTGAATTTTTCACCATCTGCTAGCTGTCCATCTCGTGAATACacctaaaaaaataaacatcaatGTCTTCCTACACAAATGGCCTTAAAAACCCTCACCTACCATGATTTGAAATGGTTATTTATGTTCCAAACTATAattcattaataaataaaatactgctGTTTAATTGAATATATGCTTAGTAGAGCTGATAACATTGATAGACATTGTGACATTAGTAACAAATCAAATTCATTCTGCGTAGATTTAAATGTAAAAGACCTGAAAATGTGGTGATTTGTGTGTTTTCTAGGAGACGGCAGGAACTGAAGCAATCTATAATAGACTATATGCCTGACATCAAAACAGTGCATCAAGCCCGTGTGTTGATGGTGGGTCCTGTCGGAGCTGGCAAGTCAAGCTTCTTTAACTCCATCAACTCAGCGTTTCGGGGAAACATGACTTCCCAGGCTATCGCTGGCACCGGAGGGACGAGTGTGACCACTCAGGTACCAGCAAAGCATCTAACTGTCTGCGGTCATCTATTAGATTatgataaatacattttattcatttaaaactTGGAAGTTCAATTAAGTGGAGCATGATTTCCTCCAGACCCAAACAATAAACAAGAGAGTTATAGAGCCAGTTATCCTGTGAAAACATAACACTGGTAGGTGTGTGTGCATCTCGAAAACGTACTAGTGTCACGATCCATAGTGATAAATGATGACCTATCTGACAGTTGTTTGGAGTAGAGCAGCTTCCATGTGACATCCTGGTAACTGGTGTATGTGAATAATGAAATAAGCCCTGTCCATTAGCATGACCTTTGTAACATCTAAACCCAACCACATATACTCATTCTTTAGGATGGTTGTCAGCGGAAAACTTCTGCAATGTCGTCTCCTGAAATTGTTCAAAAGTGAACAACTTGATGCAATAAGAGGCTGCAAATGACTCCTATGATGTTGTGAGAGCATCACAGGACACTGTACTCGTATAGACATCACATAACAACATTTGTAACAGCAAAAACGTATTAAAGGGACATAGGGTGTTCAGCACCTCCCCTATTGAACTATGAATTGTAAGCTTTTTTTTCGTTGAAGCAACTGGTTTTGTGGGGTGCCATGAGGAATTTCAAGACTCAGCCCTCTCTACTATGCAAATGTGCATAACTGAGATCTGTCCTAAAGGTTCGTGGCACCATCCAGACATAAATCTGGAGACAAATTacactcaattcaattcaattcaactttatttatatagcatctattacaacagaagttgtctctaggcgctttccagagacatagaacatgaaccccccaattattacaattattagcaattattacataaatataacataaacaacagcaggtaaaaactcccctagtgggaaaaaaaccttaagccaaacagtgagaaggaaaaactcccctttaggagcggagaaaccttgagcaggaggacctggatcataaggggggaccctcctgctggaggcctgctgggcagagcaggaaaagaaagaagagacagagagaatgaagaacagagaaaggagagacacagacacaatggctaactggtgcagtaCAGAGATGACTATacaagcagatgtagacagcagacactgaggtggtggaaaaatttgatatttcatggtttgcattaatgggcgtggcctagtggctcaacagcacctcctagaaaactttgcgcctcaagccccacgatacggtttgacgtacatgcacgaaaatcggtacacacctgtatcatgtcgcaacttaaagaaaggtctcttggcgccaaaccgaacaggaagtcgaccattttgaattaatcgtgtcattttggcggaatttatgccattccttcagccgtttcagagcctgaaccgtaacgtgcacccaggtgtgttatacatcaaaatgtccgtctccatcctgtgacgacgcctattacttttctctttcaaaagcgttaccgtggctacgctagacaccaaaaagcgcgccccccccttcatctgattggtccgtttttgatagttcctactttcttccataacttttgaatggtttgatataaagactcgtgggtggtgtcatctgactcggtattgagtacttcaccttcattggcattaattagcccaccccttcttctgattggtcgatatctgatagttcctactttctgctataacttttgaatggtttgatatagagagtcatagctggtgtcatccgctaaatgtccaggcctgaagaatctacatgcaagtcatacaagcgcttccactgcagcacgcctgaacgtgcacaagggtgcgagggcctgttcattgctgcttgcaccTTTAATGTTCTGTTTGTAATCATAATGAATCACTTGtttgaacaaataaaaaaaaaaactagacacAAAATTCcctggaaattttgaagtgccacgggactactgccggatgattgcgattttgatgacatttcctatatcaaactattcaaaagttattgcagaaaataggaactatgacatatcgaccaatcagaagaaggggcggggcttatttgcaccaatgaaggtcaaggactcaatactgagtccaatgacaccacccatgaatctctatgtcaaaccattcaaaagttatttgaatatcacatatcggccaatcagaagaaggggcggggctaatttgtatatataatatacaaatgtataaatttatatatataataatgtataatgtatatatatatatatatatatatatatatatatatatatatatatatatatagatatatagatatatagatatatatcccatgaaccggttcccagcaggactggtgatcatctaaggtcaaaaggtcagggttcagatttctccattttccaggttaaagtatatgaagtctgtactgactcagtcatgtgaccagttctggctcaggcaatgactcagcagctgagctctggttgctaggggcaacaagaacctcgacaTGAGGAAGGTTCCgggttggctgtgagaaaaccccagattttgccttgtgacaagttctcaaataactccagaatttttcgagcaacggtgtgcgagtggtgaggccccaaagtcccaatgcgttccggatggcgccaaaagcgcacgtttttgcacgttgcgcaaaaacgtgcacgccaatcgctaataaaagtcataccactcaATTCccgcttaaaggagcttggggccggattgtggcaagatttatgaaaaaaatccgtatacattttaagttttctagtaataatgtcagatgaagcgttccaaacccaaaagaatgagccctctaatgtatctctcctttgccttgaacaggctgtgtgctgcaaaatgtgctgcaattcggtcccgaatttcccgcgctgtcctgcggatgtgcccgttctcccgtgccggcttcactgttggctgcagtacccccgacggccgtcgtggtgaagggtggcgctagagagtctcatttcttaaaaggagcctcaagctcctttaaggcgcacgtttctacgtttttacttttcgcgttttctcaaagctgcgggactagttacgcgccgaagtttatacggaagaatatggaataaataaataataagcctgagcaataagtgctgcgcacgaggcactcctcctccattgcgaagctatggaggaggagtgccacgtggcgcagcggTGGCACTAATAAACTGCATTTTCTAAGCTCTGGCAAGAGACAAAAATGTAATTCCAATTAAATAATAGTGTGGATAGGGTTCCTACAGACAAACCAAAGTAATTTAAACTATACGCTACACAACATTTCTCTTTTTATGCAGGAATCTGTCTGTTTAAGCAAGAGGAGGAGAGTTCATGGCCCCTCCTTTCAGAAAATGGATCAGATAAATATTAGAAGTGGGAATGCAGCTCTCCTCCTTTTCGAGCGCTTCAACAGTAGTATGGAGACATTTCGTAATCGATATGTAACCAGGATATCAGCAAGCATATggcagacatccatacagacaggtggaagcagcagtgggatgatcagagggggggactgcaggtcagcacgagctcccaaagctccggcCTGGATCATGtcagtgcccccctgcagcataggcttatagcagcatatctaccatgaagactaactattatagtcttgttctatagctgcagctatgactactgactctaacacactcaaacactttattattttaagagtCTGCACCCAGTGATTTGTCTATGAGGCAACGCCAGAAATCATCCAACTGACAAAAATAACACTTTTCTAATGCAgtacgcatgcacacacacagaaaggaaaaaggttttttttataatttgtcTTGCTTTAATACTATATACACCTTTTTCCTACTCATTCATATTTAATGTCCTGTTTGCAGTTCCGTACCTACACCATCAAGGCAGGGAAAGGAGGTGAAACCATCCCTCTGGTCCTCTGTGACACAATGGGGCTGGAGGAAAATGCAGGTTTGGACACTGATGACTTGGTCACCATCTTAAATGGTCACATCATGGATCGCTACCAGGTATCCTCCTTACACACCTAAATACCTACAGATCAACTTCATTAAACTGAACTATCTCTGTCGGCTGCTGAGTGATTCATGAACATTTAAACTGTCTTTCAGTTCAGTACAAATGCGCCTCTTGTGGAAGGCGCTCCCGGCTATAAAAAGCAGGCGACACTGAACGACGTGATCCACTGTGTGGCTTATGTGATTGATACCGACAAGGTGTCTATTCTGAGCGAAAAAATGATGGACAAGCTGGTTCTCATCCGGAAGAAGGCCAATCAGCTGGGTtagcagtacacacacacacatatatgtatatatatatatatatatagagagagagagagagagagagagagagagagagagagagagagagagagagagagagagagagagagagagagagagagagagagaaagagagagctaCATTAAGTGACTCCATTTAAAGCCAAACAAATCTTT is a window of Cololabis saira isolate AMF1-May2022 chromosome 16, fColSai1.1, whole genome shotgun sequence DNA encoding:
- the LOC133462005 gene encoding interferon-induced protein 44-like isoform X1, with the translated sequence MSVVKSSLAKYQEDKLLPLLGQVRLHLLYKASVHGFTAAAFHGRCDKQGPTVIAAYNAAGFVFGAYTSRDYTQGGEEVNDNMAFLYSIKAGAETLIVKGISGQNNFIDGATGPNFGGLLFLHGDKPALQSNPGTGFNFQGAEMYGDDLNLTELEVYRAEALETLLVNPWRKMQWTAERRQELKQSIIDYMPDIKTVHQARVLMVGPVGAGKSSFFNSINSAFRGNMTSQAIAGTGGTSVTTQFRTYTIKAGKGGETIPLVLCDTMGLEENAGLDTDDLVTILNGHIMDRYQFSTNAPLVEGAPGYKKQATLNDVIHCVAYVIDTDKVSILSEKMMDKLVLIRKKANQLGIPQIVLLTKVDEACSHVAGDLKNLYRSVYVQQKARQLSGSLGIPLNNMVPVKNYCEDLELELETDILLFMAVEKMLNYADNFFENQVSHDKGRKDVPDLYRGQSFD